One stretch of Campylobacter sp. CCS1377 DNA includes these proteins:
- a CDS encoding AtpZ/AtpI family protein, whose product MSNKKQKIIKKTIEAADGLSLGISMVVAVLIGVGLGYLMEKFFNYAPLFWLGVFWGIAGAILNVYKAYKAQVKSYEEFKKENRYK is encoded by the coding sequence ATGAGTAATAAAAAACAAAAAATTATTAAAAAAACCATAGAAGCTGCCGATGGACTAAGTCTTGGAATTTCTATGGTTGTAGCGGTTTTGATTGGCGTAGGACTTGGGTATTTGATGGAAAAATTTTTTAATTATGCTCCACTTTTCTGGTTGGGGGTTTTTTGGGGTATTGCGGGAGCGATTTTAAATGTTTATAAGGCTTACAAGGCACAAGTAAAAAGTTATGAGGAATTTAAAAAAGAAAACCGATATAAATAA
- the ilvA gene encoding threonine ammonia-lyase: MIELNKIYQAKQKIADFAIKTPFTHSSFLSELCQASVYLKNENLQITGAYKIRGAYNKIANLNLEQKKAGVIAASAGNHAQGVAISAKKFDIEAIIVMPESTPLLKVSATKNLGAKVILKGDNFDEAYIFATNYAKEHGLVFIHPFEDEFVMAGQGTLMLEMLDDVSDLDTIIIPVGGGGLISGVASAAKQINPNIKIIGVSAKGAPAMYESFHSKKAKNSKSVRTIADGIAVRDVNSINLNIILESVDEFVQVDDKEIANAVLFLLEKHKIIVEGAGASAVAALLHHKINLKDSKKIGVILSGGNIDVQMLNIIIEKGLSKAHRKMKINVTLIDKPGALLELTDSLKSANANIIKIDYDRFSTQLDYGDAMISITLETKGREHQEEVRKILNDKGFNFTESI, from the coding sequence ATGATAGAATTAAACAAAATTTACCAAGCCAAACAAAAAATTGCTGATTTTGCAATAAAAACTCCTTTTACTCACTCTTCATTTTTAAGTGAGCTCTGTCAAGCTAGCGTCTATCTTAAAAATGAAAATTTACAAATTACTGGAGCTTATAAAATCCGCGGAGCTTACAACAAAATCGCCAATCTTAATTTAGAGCAAAAAAAGGCAGGGGTTATAGCTGCAAGTGCTGGAAATCACGCACAAGGCGTTGCTATAAGTGCTAAAAAATTTGACATAGAAGCTATCATTGTGATGCCTGAATCCACACCTTTATTAAAAGTAAGTGCGACTAAAAATTTAGGTGCAAAAGTTATTCTTAAAGGGGATAATTTTGATGAGGCTTATATTTTTGCCACTAATTACGCAAAAGAACATGGTTTGGTATTTATTCATCCTTTTGAAGATGAATTTGTTATGGCAGGACAAGGGACTTTAATGCTTGAAATGCTAGATGATGTCAGCGATCTTGATACCATTATTATTCCTGTTGGTGGCGGGGGACTCATCAGTGGGGTAGCAAGTGCCGCAAAGCAAATTAATCCAAATATAAAAATCATCGGAGTAAGTGCTAAAGGTGCTCCTGCGATGTATGAAAGCTTTCACTCTAAAAAAGCAAAAAATTCCAAATCAGTACGCACTATAGCTGATGGTATCGCTGTTAGAGATGTAAATTCTATCAATTTAAATATTATCTTAGAAAGCGTAGATGAATTTGTCCAAGTTGATGATAAAGAAATTGCAAATGCTGTTCTTTTTCTATTAGAAAAACATAAAATCATTGTCGAAGGCGCTGGAGCTTCTGCTGTGGCAGCTTTATTACATCATAAAATAAATCTTAAGGATTCAAAAAAAATCGGAGTAATTTTAAGTGGTGGAAACATCGATGTGCAAATGCTAAATATCATCATAGAAAAAGGTTTAAGTAAGGCGCATCGAAAAATGAAAATCAATGTTACACTCATTGATAAACCAGGAGCTTTACTTGAGCTTACAGACAGTTTAAAAAGTGCAAATGCTAATATCATTAAAATTGATTACGATCGCTTCTCTACCCAACTTGATTACGGCGATGCTATGATTTCTATCACTCTTGAGACAAAGGGTAGAGAACATCAAGAAGAAGTAAGAAAAATCTTAAATGATAAGGGTTTTAATTTTACTGAAAGTATTTAA
- a CDS encoding CoA-binding protein has protein sequence MQSCEIKFNDKQTTKQIKNILEHTKNIAIVGLSPDENKASHFVAKNLQKAGFKIYPIYPSCDEILGEKVYRNLDEISDTIDTVVMFRKAEFAQILFPIILKKNIKNFWLQVGIINDEIKTLCMQNHINFMQDRCIWVEFEKLNKDKQ, from the coding sequence ATGCAAAGTTGCGAAATTAAATTTAACGACAAACAAACAACAAAACAAATCAAAAATATTTTAGAGCACACAAAAAATATTGCCATTGTAGGCTTAAGTCCTGATGAAAATAAGGCAAGTCACTTTGTTGCTAAAAATTTACAAAAAGCAGGTTTTAAAATTTATCCTATTTATCCAAGTTGCGATGAAATTTTAGGCGAAAAAGTTTATCGAAATTTAGATGAGATCAGCGATACAATCGATACAGTTGTAATGTTTAGAAAAGCTGAATTTGCACAAATTCTTTTTCCTATCATACTTAAGAAAAATATTAAAAATTTCTGGCTTCAAGTTGGAATCATCAACGATGAAATTAAAACTTTATGTATGCAAAATCATATTAATTTTATGCAAGATCGTTGCATTTGGGTTGAATTTGAGAAACTAAACAAGGACAAACAATGA
- a CDS encoding HemK/PrmC family methyltransferase gives MTIKQALILAKDTLLEHKNEALFILCEHLQKDRAWLFLNENLEFDEKPYFKLIKRFQNGEPFEYIFKKANFWGLEFYIEKGVLIPRYDSEILLTHLISTYQKHSYKNILEIGFGSGILSIVLAKTLHLKIQACDINPLALQIAKKNAKIHKVDHLIDFTLCDFKDLKGNFDLIFSNPPYIKNDYKLDIWVQNEPKEALFGGVKGYEILEQIIHFSSRTKAKTLACEFGYDQKEILSQLLQDKFSHISFFQDEQGFDRAFIASK, from the coding sequence TTGACCATCAAACAAGCCTTAATCTTAGCAAAAGATACACTTTTAGAACATAAAAATGAAGCCTTGTTTATACTTTGCGAGCATTTGCAAAAAGATAGAGCTTGGCTTTTTTTGAATGAAAATTTAGAATTTGATGAAAAACCTTATTTTAAACTAATCAAACGCTTTCAAAATGGAGAGCCTTTTGAATATATCTTTAAAAAAGCTAATTTTTGGGGCTTAGAATTTTATATAGAAAAAGGGGTTTTAATCCCTCGTTATGATAGTGAAATTTTACTCACTCATTTAATTTCAACTTATCAAAAACACTCTTATAAAAATATTCTTGAGATAGGATTTGGAAGTGGAATTTTAAGCATTGTTTTAGCAAAAACCCTTCATCTTAAAATACAAGCTTGCGACATTAACCCCCTAGCCTTACAAATTGCAAAAAAAAATGCAAAAATTCATAAAGTGGATCATTTGATTGATTTTACACTCTGTGATTTTAAGGACTTAAAAGGAAATTTTGATCTTATTTTTTCAAATCCTCCTTATATAAAAAACGACTACAAGCTTGATATTTGGGTGCAAAATGAGCCAAAAGAAGCCTTATTTGGCGGAGTTAAAGGTTATGAAATTTTAGAGCAAATCATTCATTTTAGCTCGCGCACTAAAGCAAAAACTCTAGCTTGTGAATTTGGCTACGATCAAAAAGAAATTTTAAGCCAACTTTTGCAGGATAAATTCTCGCATATTAGCTTTTTTCAAGACGAACAAGGTTTTGATAGAGCTTTTATTGCTTCAAAATAA
- a CDS encoding M48 family metallopeptidase yields MTLIAILCIYAALNAFVSYAQIRFLEKERKQKAQILSEEEYQKAANIGIENEKFKIFSNFYSLIINISWFSFGFLYLKELFINENSRLENTLFLLAFLLITSILNLPLSIYESFIKDKAHGFSNMSVALFIKDTLKSLILMVIFGFLIIYALLFCYDFFGEFWWIGAFAFSFCVILIINLIYPTLIAPIFNKMEKLNDEILLDKITHLMQKCGFSTNGIYVMDASKRDKRLNAYFGGLFKSKRVVLFDTLLKALNERELLAVLGHELGHFVHKDIIKALFNGALMLFILFFVFAHLPEFFYEESNLVGVDAGVFALLFTLGNVFTLLFSPFLNALSRKNEFAADRHGANVTSKEDMKNALIALAKENKAFIKTSQIYTFFHLSHPSIYDRIKALA; encoded by the coding sequence ATGACTTTAATTGCGATTTTATGTATTTATGCAGCCTTAAATGCCTTTGTTTCCTACGCTCAAATTCGCTTTTTAGAAAAAGAAAGAAAACAAAAGGCACAAATTTTAAGTGAAGAAGAATATCAAAAGGCCGCTAATATTGGTATTGAAAATGAAAAATTTAAAATATTTTCAAATTTTTATAGTCTTATTATAAATATTTCTTGGTTTAGCTTTGGATTTTTATATCTGAAAGAACTTTTCATTAATGAGAATTCAAGGCTAGAAAATACTCTATTTTTGCTGGCTTTTTTACTCATTACTAGTATTTTAAATTTGCCTTTAAGCATCTATGAAAGTTTTATTAAAGATAAGGCTCACGGTTTTTCTAATATGAGTGTGGCGCTTTTCATTAAAGATACCTTAAAATCTCTTATCCTAATGGTAATTTTTGGTTTTTTAATCATTTATGCTTTATTGTTTTGTTATGATTTTTTTGGTGAATTTTGGTGGATTGGGGCTTTTGCATTCTCTTTTTGTGTTATTTTAATTATCAATCTCATCTACCCTACTTTAATCGCTCCTATATTTAATAAAATGGAAAAATTAAACGATGAAATTCTACTTGATAAAATCACTCATTTAATGCAAAAATGTGGCTTTAGCACCAATGGAATTTATGTGATGGATGCAAGCAAAAGAGATAAACGCTTAAATGCTTATTTTGGCGGACTTTTTAAGAGCAAAAGAGTAGTGCTTTTTGATACGCTTTTAAAGGCTTTAAACGAAAGGGAACTTTTGGCAGTTTTAGGGCATGAGTTAGGACATTTTGTGCATAAAGACATTATCAAAGCTTTATTTAACGGTGCTTTAATGTTATTTATTTTATTTTTTGTTTTTGCACACTTGCCTGAATTTTTTTACGAAGAAAGCAATTTGGTAGGTGTTGATGCTGGAGTTTTTGCGCTTTTATTTACTTTGGGTAATGTTTTTACTCTTTTATTTTCCCCATTTTTAAATGCTTTGAGCCGAAAAAATGAATTTGCAGCTGATAGGCACGGGGCTAATGTTACAAGCAAAGAAGATATGAAAAATGCACTCATAGCTCTTGCTAAAGAAAATAAAGCTTTTATTAAAACAAGTCAAATTTATACCTTTTTTCACCTTAGTCATCCTAGTATTTATGATAGAATCAAGGCTTTAGCTTGA
- a CDS encoding HAMP domain-containing sensor histidine kinase produces the protein MDENILKSLDSNEKEILQQGLKSLIEQSYVIENEYKQLNESYMSLMQTFNEIIEVLPSALWVLDQNRNILLQNQAALKNTQLLKTIDLTKDQELEFGGSFYTVKIISQDKKTIVLATDISNEKRKERLVSMGSVAAHLAHEIRNPIGSISLLSSTLFARTELKNKHIVLEMQKAIARVERIVNSTLLFTKGVHINTATFNLLELKEECEQAINTYNFSSDIDFEFTFLDLQINADKNLLSLVLQNLIYNAIDAIEEIEIKDPKIHITTSLKEDNLYMQIYDNGCEIKDEKIVFEAFKTTKLKGNGLGLSLSKEIIKAHKGKLGFEKNPKNFYFILPLES, from the coding sequence ATGGACGAAAATATACTTAAAAGTTTAGATTCCAATGAAAAAGAAATTTTACAACAAGGCTTAAAATCTTTAATTGAGCAAAGTTATGTGATAGAAAACGAATACAAACAACTCAATGAAAGTTATATGTCCTTAATGCAAACATTTAATGAAATCATCGAAGTTTTACCTAGTGCACTTTGGGTGCTTGATCAAAACCGAAATATTCTCTTACAAAATCAAGCCGCATTAAAAAATACTCAACTTTTAAAAACCATTGATTTAACAAAAGATCAAGAACTTGAATTTGGGGGAAGTTTTTATACAGTAAAAATTATTTCTCAAGATAAAAAAACCATTGTTTTAGCCACGGATATTAGCAATGAAAAACGCAAAGAACGTCTTGTAAGTATGGGTAGCGTTGCGGCACATTTAGCTCATGAAATTAGAAATCCCATAGGTTCTATTTCCTTGCTTAGCTCTACTTTGTTTGCAAGAACTGAGCTTAAAAACAAACACATTGTTTTAGAAATGCAAAAAGCCATAGCAAGAGTGGAACGCATTGTAAATTCAACCTTACTTTTTACTAAAGGTGTACATATTAATACCGCGACTTTCAATCTCTTAGAACTCAAAGAAGAATGTGAACAAGCTATTAATACTTATAATTTTTCAAGCGATATTGACTTTGAATTTACTTTCTTAGATTTACAGATTAATGCAGATAAAAATTTACTTAGCCTTGTTTTGCAAAATTTAATTTATAATGCCATTGACGCTATAGAAGAAATTGAAATTAAAGATCCAAAAATACATATTACCACCTCTTTAAAAGAAGATAATTTATATATGCAAATTTATGATAATGGTTGCGAAATTAAAGATGAAAAAATAGTTTTTGAAGCCTTTAAAACAACTAAATTAAAGGGAAATGGCTTAGGACTTTCATTATCTAAAGAAATCATCAAAGCACACAAGGGTAAACTTGGTTTTGAAAAAAATCCTAAAAATTTTTATTTTATCTTGCCTTTAGAGTCTTGA
- a CDS encoding DUF234 domain-containing protein, which produces MDLYSVFDGFSPLENTDDNIFTLIEREILNNYQEIQTWFKFDHKTNQALNLIAKNNRKRYSINKKINHFKANSIINELLLSQILYLEKSKEKKIIRNKRQKLKKHLRHYVIQDKLLFKNHFTRFFFYFLKPNEKLILNNDFQSILELIKKDFEHYQSFCFECLSKECLEKTFQITNVSSFWNKDIELDLFYQDEKRCIVGEVKFKNKKICKNILNLLKHKAESLQLKIDYYVIFSKNGFSRELLKNQEQNLLLFDLKDFKILLQG; this is translated from the coding sequence ATAGATTTATATAGCGTTTTTGATGGTTTTTCTCCTTTAGAAAACACAGATGATAATATTTTTACCCTCATAGAAAGAGAAATTTTAAATAATTATCAAGAAATTCAAACTTGGTTTAAATTTGACCACAAAACAAACCAAGCTTTAAATTTAATCGCTAAAAATAACAGAAAACGCTACTCAATCAACAAAAAAATCAATCATTTCAAAGCAAATTCCATTATTAATGAGCTTTTGCTTTCTCAAATTTTATATCTTGAAAAAAGCAAAGAAAAAAAAATCATCCGCAATAAAAGACAAAAATTAAAAAAACACCTAAGACATTATGTGATCCAAGACAAACTACTTTTCAAAAACCACTTCACACGCTTCTTTTTTTATTTTTTAAAACCCAATGAAAAACTCATTTTAAATAATGATTTTCAAAGTATTTTAGAGCTAATAAAAAAAGACTTTGAGCATTATCAAAGTTTTTGTTTTGAATGCTTAAGTAAAGAATGCCTAGAAAAAACATTTCAAATCACAAATGTAAGTAGCTTTTGGAATAAAGATATCGAGCTTGATTTATTTTATCAAGACGAAAAAAGATGCATTGTAGGAGAAGTTAAATTTAAAAATAAAAAAATTTGCAAAAATATCTTAAATTTACTTAAACACAAGGCTGAAAGCTTGCAACTTAAAATAGACTATTATGTTATTTTTTCAAAAAATGGATTTTCTAGGGAACTTTTAAAAAATCAAGAACAAAATTTGCTTTTATTTGATTTAAAGGACTTTAAAATTTTATTACAAGGATAA
- a CDS encoding aminotransferase class V-fold PLP-dependent enzyme, translating into MILEICDLRKDIILKKNTYYFDFTASALALKSVEKKIQKILLTYANTHSDSSLNSFITQKYFDEARRDIKKSLSLDENFALIACGTGSSAAIKKFQELLGIYIPPVLKERYFKDTTKEKLPLVIVGPYEHHSNELSFREGLCECVRVPLDDKGEIDFVVFEKLLQKNYQRQIIVSFSLASNVTGILSDYKRISLLARRFNAIVAFDASSFAPYKNISCEFYDALFISSHKFLGGVGGCGILVIKKQFCGKKPSFAAGGTVAYVSRNSQNYLCNEEALEEGGTPGILQLIRAAMAFKIRDEIGLSKIEKLDNELRDYFFKKMQEISNLELYARNLKNRLPIFSFNIKGISPFDLAFHLSKKFHIETRAGCACAGPYGHDLLKLKDNEKLSYKPGWLRVGLHYTHQKEDIDYFFEALKKSIKELS; encoded by the coding sequence TTGATTTTGGAAATTTGCGACTTAAGAAAAGATATTATTTTAAAAAAAAATACTTATTATTTTGATTTTACTGCAAGTGCTTTGGCTTTAAAAAGTGTAGAAAAAAAAATTCAGAAAATTCTTTTAACCTATGCAAATACTCATTCTGATAGTTCTTTAAATTCTTTTATCACTCAAAAATATTTTGATGAGGCTAGAAGGGATATTAAAAAAAGCCTTTCTTTAGATGAAAATTTTGCTCTTATTGCTTGTGGAACAGGTTCAAGCGCTGCTATAAAAAAATTTCAAGAACTTTTGGGTATTTATATTCCACCGGTGCTTAAAGAAAGATATTTTAAAGATACAACTAAGGAAAAATTACCCTTAGTTATCGTTGGACCTTATGAGCATCATTCCAATGAATTGTCTTTTAGAGAGGGTTTGTGTGAGTGTGTGAGAGTTCCTTTGGATGATAAAGGAGAGATTGATTTTGTGGTTTTTGAAAAACTCTTGCAAAAAAATTATCAGCGTCAAATCATAGTTAGTTTTTCTTTAGCTTCAAATGTAACAGGAATTTTAAGCGATTATAAGCGTATTTCATTGTTGGCACGCCGTTTTAATGCTATTGTGGCTTTCGATGCTTCGTCTTTTGCGCCTTATAAAAATATTTCTTGTGAATTTTATGATGCTTTATTTATCAGTTCGCATAAGTTTTTAGGTGGGGTAGGGGGTTGTGGGATTTTGGTGATTAAAAAGCAATTTTGTGGTAAAAAACCTAGTTTTGCAGCTGGAGGAACCGTAGCTTATGTTTCAAGGAATTCACAAAATTATTTATGCAATGAAGAAGCTTTGGAAGAGGGTGGAACACCAGGAATTTTGCAACTTATCCGTGCTGCAATGGCTTTTAAAATTCGTGATGAAATTGGGCTTAGTAAAATTGAAAAATTAGACAATGAACTTAGAGATTATTTTTTTAAAAAAATGCAAGAAATTTCAAATTTGGAGCTTTATGCAAGGAATTTAAAAAACAGACTTCCAATTTTTTCTTTTAATATCAAAGGAATTTCGCCTTTTGATTTAGCCTTTCATTTGAGTAAAAAATTTCATATCGAAACAAGGGCAGGTTGTGCTTGTGCTGGACCTTATGGACATGATTTGCTAAAACTTAAAGATAATGAAAAGCTTTCTTATAAACCTGGTTGGCTAAGAGTTGGTTTACACTATACTCATCAAAAAGAGGATATTGATTATTTTTTTGAAGCTTTGAAGAAAAGTATAAAAGAATTATCTTAA
- a CDS encoding transporter substrate-binding domain-containing protein, which translates to MKKILLILVAVFGFLFTACSNADSNEAIRIGIAPNYKPFDYKENAKLTGFDVDLVEEIAKRENVKIEWVEMSFDGLISALKTGKIDMIASAMSLTPERSANMDFTDTYYNTKSLYLKRKADASLNTKEDLIGKSIGVQLGTLQEPTAKAIQDAKVEANEAIAVAIIALKAGKIDAVIADKDVSKGFLAENDDLEGFFEENDGSSGFSFAFDKGKNSQILAKFNKGIKDLQNDGTYQKLLEKYNLQ; encoded by the coding sequence ATGAAAAAAATACTCCTAATTTTAGTTGCGGTTTTTGGATTTTTATTTACCGCTTGCTCAAATGCAGATAGCAACGAAGCCATAAGAATTGGTATTGCACCAAATTACAAACCTTTTGATTATAAGGAAAATGCTAAACTCACAGGCTTTGATGTGGATTTAGTTGAAGAGATCGCAAAAAGAGAAAATGTGAAAATCGAATGGGTTGAAATGAGCTTTGATGGTTTAATTTCTGCTTTAAAAACAGGAAAAATCGATATGATTGCCTCAGCTATGAGTCTTACACCTGAAAGAAGTGCAAATATGGATTTTACAGATACTTACTACAACACTAAAAGCTTATATCTTAAAAGAAAAGCCGATGCTAGTTTAAATACCAAAGAAGATCTTATAGGAAAAAGTATCGGGGTGCAACTTGGAACCCTTCAAGAGCCTACAGCAAAAGCCATTCAAGATGCTAAAGTAGAAGCCAATGAAGCTATTGCGGTGGCTATCATTGCTTTAAAAGCTGGAAAAATCGATGCTGTTATTGCCGATAAAGATGTTTCTAAAGGATTTTTGGCAGAAAATGATGATTTAGAAGGATTCTTTGAAGAAAATGATGGAAGTAGCGGATTTAGTTTTGCTTTTGATAAAGGTAAAAATTCTCAAATTTTAGCTAAATTCAATAAAGGCATTAAAGATCTTCAAAATGATGGGACTTATCAAAAACTTCTTGAAAAATACAATTTGCAATAA
- a CDS encoding amino acid carrier protein: MYDLLLNINDFFVTYILVGALLLLGVVYSFVFNFAQIFKFKHSIAYFFKNNQSDKLASLRSLAISICAQVGVGSVVGVATAIKAGGAGAVFWMWVGAFLGMASIMAEVLLAQKFRIFKNNQYLGGPAFYILEGLKGILGTRFAKILSYTFALSLIIALGFIGQMTQSNAIAISFKDAFGINEIISGLFVALLGAFVIFGGVKRIVLFSEFLAPFMAVLYLLCTAYVLFKFSDKILFCLEFIFISAFNPEAVMGGLLGIGVKEALHYGISRGLIANEAGMGSIPHAYVNSKDSNPLNLAFSAMLSVFITTMLICTATALIILLTNTQNLNSDIMMQNAFIVVFGNFGSIILALCIFFFAFTTIIAWYYFARINVLFLFNEKILAIFKILVLFFIILGAILQIDLVWELSDFFNTLMVIPNALALILLLPLVRKIYKECKKKAQCNF, encoded by the coding sequence ATGTATGATTTGCTTTTAAATATCAATGATTTTTTTGTGACTTATATTTTAGTGGGTGCTTTGCTTTTGCTAGGTGTTGTTTATAGCTTTGTATTCAATTTCGCACAAATTTTTAAATTCAAACACAGCATTGCTTATTTTTTTAAAAACAACCAATCAGATAAACTTGCTTCATTGAGATCTTTAGCTATTAGTATTTGTGCGCAAGTTGGTGTAGGAAGTGTTGTAGGTGTAGCTACTGCGATTAAAGCTGGTGGTGCTGGTGCGGTCTTTTGGATGTGGGTAGGTGCGTTTTTGGGTATGGCTAGTATTATGGCAGAAGTTCTTTTGGCGCAAAAATTTAGAATTTTTAAAAATAACCAATACTTAGGCGGTCCAGCCTTTTATATACTAGAAGGCTTGAAAGGAATTTTAGGTACAAGGTTTGCTAAAATTTTATCTTATACTTTTGCCTTGTCCTTGATCATAGCTTTGGGCTTTATAGGACAGATGACTCAAAGCAATGCCATAGCTATATCTTTTAAAGATGCTTTTGGTATAAATGAAATTATAAGTGGTTTATTTGTAGCCTTACTTGGTGCTTTTGTGATTTTTGGTGGAGTCAAGCGCATTGTTTTATTTTCGGAATTTTTAGCACCATTTATGGCAGTGTTGTATTTACTTTGTACGGCTTATGTTTTGTTTAAATTTTCAGATAAAATTTTATTTTGCTTAGAATTTATTTTTATTTCTGCTTTTAATCCTGAGGCTGTGATGGGAGGTTTGCTGGGTATTGGTGTAAAAGAAGCTTTGCATTATGGAATATCTAGAGGACTTATTGCTAATGAAGCAGGTATGGGTTCTATCCCTCATGCTTATGTAAATTCCAAAGACAGTAATCCACTAAATTTAGCCTTTAGTGCTATGCTTTCAGTTTTTATCACTACCATGTTAATTTGCACTGCAACGGCTTTGATTATTTTACTTACCAATACACAGAATTTAAATTCAGATATAATGATGCAAAATGCATTTATCGTGGTTTTTGGAAATTTTGGAAGTATAATTTTAGCACTTTGTATATTTTTCTTTGCTTTTACAACGATAATAGCTTGGTATTATTTTGCAAGAATTAATGTTTTATTTTTATTTAATGAAAAAATATTAGCAATTTTTAAAATTTTAGTATTATTTTTTATTATTTTAGGGGCAATTTTGCAAATAGACTTGGTTTGGGAATTATCAGACTTTTTTAATACCTTAATGGTTATTCCTAATGCTTTGGCTTTAATCTTGCTTTTACCTCTTGTGAGAAAAATTTACAAAGAGTGCAAAAAGAAGGCACAGTGTAATTTTTGA
- a CDS encoding amino acid ABC transporter permease, translating to MNLFIDKLQRSKKHKNLSFSALVFNTSILFVTFVTFVLCFLNFSAYNFDFTAVYEYREKFFKGFLNTILISFFSLILSIIFSLILASFSFSQIIILRMFAKFYTELIRGTPFLVQILIFYYIIADSLGLENRYIAGVVILSLFSCAYISEIFRAGILSVSNVAYENAKALGLKEYQIYLYVIFPQAFKNVLPPLSGQFANLIKDSSLLSIIALNELTQSAQEINSYTFSTLEAYIPLAFCYLLLTLPIAIFSRYLESFCQK from the coding sequence TTGAATTTATTTATCGACAAATTGCAAAGGAGTAAAAAACACAAAAATTTAAGTTTTAGTGCCTTGGTATTTAATACTTCTATTTTATTTGTGACTTTTGTAACTTTTGTTTTGTGTTTTTTAAATTTTAGTGCTTATAATTTTGATTTTACTGCGGTTTATGAGTATAGGGAAAAATTTTTTAAAGGTTTTTTAAATACTATTTTAATCAGTTTTTTTTCTTTGATTTTAAGCATTATTTTTTCTTTGATTTTGGCAAGTTTTAGTTTTAGTCAGATTATTATCTTAAGGATGTTTGCAAAGTTTTATACTGAGCTTATTCGTGGAACACCTTTTTTGGTTCAAATTTTGATTTTTTATTATATCATTGCAGATAGTTTGGGGCTTGAGAATCGCTATATAGCTGGGGTTGTGATTTTATCTTTGTTTTCTTGTGCCTATATTAGTGAAATTTTTAGAGCTGGAATTTTAAGTGTAAGTAATGTGGCTTATGAAAATGCTAAGGCTTTGGGCTTAAAAGAATACCAAATTTATTTATATGTTATCTTTCCTCAAGCCTTTAAAAATGTTTTGCCGCCTTTAAGTGGGCAGTTTGCAAATTTGATCAAAGATAGTTCTTTACTAAGCATTATTGCCCTAAATGAGCTTACGCAAAGCGCGCAAGAGATTAACTCATATACCTTTTCGACTTTAGAGGCTTATATTCCTTTGGCTTTTTGTTATTTGCTTTTAACTTTACCAATTGCTATTTTTTCTAGATATTTAGAATCTTTTTGTCAAAAATAA